A genomic segment from Pseudomonas mendocina encodes:
- a CDS encoding carbon-nitrogen hydrolase family protein yields the protein MKISVAQIHPVAGNPTQTIEKVAETSRQAACEGSRLIAFPECLLTGGSFDSREDLERGAIEIEALAPLLAVSAETGIYIITGFYERLPDAIFNTAALIGPTGIVGLHRKRHLPFMIGDRFTDTPDDWTPPVFDTDIGRIGMAICYEIRFPEVVRTLALEGADIVVLPAAWPEQARMLPDLFSTVRAAENIIYFVAPNRNDMDGGMQFIGMSHIIEPSGKTLVRAGLEDGVYSAEIDIEKARNKSLIREPGVFEVHPFRDRLPDTYRI from the coding sequence ATGAAGATTTCGGTTGCACAGATTCACCCCGTAGCGGGCAACCCGACCCAGACCATCGAGAAAGTCGCCGAGACATCGCGCCAGGCCGCATGCGAGGGCTCGCGTCTGATCGCCTTCCCCGAATGCCTGCTCACCGGCGGCTCGTTCGACAGCCGCGAAGACCTCGAACGCGGCGCCATCGAGATCGAAGCGCTGGCGCCGCTACTGGCCGTCAGCGCCGAGACCGGCATCTACATCATCACCGGCTTCTACGAGCGTCTGCCGGATGCCATCTTCAACACCGCAGCGCTGATCGGTCCGACCGGCATCGTCGGCCTGCATCGCAAGCGCCACCTGCCGTTCATGATCGGCGACCGCTTCACCGACACCCCGGACGACTGGACGCCACCGGTGTTCGACACCGACATCGGCCGCATCGGCATGGCCATCTGCTACGAGATTCGCTTCCCGGAAGTGGTGCGTACCCTGGCGCTCGAAGGCGCCGATATCGTCGTCCTGCCAGCTGCCTGGCCGGAGCAGGCGCGCATGCTGCCGGACCTCTTCAGCACCGTACGAGCAGCGGAAAACATCATCTACTTCGTCGCGCCGAACCGCAACGACATGGACGGTGGCATGCAATTCATCGGCATGAGTCACATCATCGAACCGTCCGGCAAGACGCTGGTGCGTGCCGGCCTGGAAGATGGCGTGTACAGCGCCGAGATCGACATCGAGAAGGCCCGCAACAAATCACTGATCCGTGAGCCCGGCGTGTTCGAAGTGCACCCGTTCCGCGACCGCCTGCCCGACACCTACCGCATCTGA
- a CDS encoding TRAP transporter substrate-binding protein gives MKKQLTAIAALLLVSSMSFAAEYNARTIKFAATSPKGTPPAIGMEMFAEKVAERSGGKIKVRTFPNGVLGGDVQVLSSLQGGVIEMMTWNAGLMLNHVTDFGILDFPFLYTDTAKVDAMLDGEVGKMLTDQLPQQNLVGLAFWELGVRNLTNNKRPVTKLEDIAGLKVRAQQSPLFLDVWSALGANPTPLPFTEVHTALETGTVDGQENPAALILASKFNEVQKYLSLTRHNYNPQIVLIGKGFWDKLNDDEKKLLTDVAMEVRLEQRRISREADSKAIAELEAAGMQVNELPEAEITRIQEKIKPVVAKYAAKIDPELVKKVYEAMDVPQQ, from the coding sequence ATGAAAAAGCAACTGACCGCTATCGCCGCGCTGCTGCTGGTCAGCAGCATGAGCTTCGCCGCCGAGTACAACGCGCGCACCATCAAGTTCGCCGCCACCAGTCCCAAGGGCACGCCACCAGCCATCGGCATGGAGATGTTTGCCGAGAAGGTCGCCGAGCGCAGCGGTGGCAAGATCAAGGTTCGCACCTTCCCCAACGGTGTGCTGGGTGGTGACGTACAGGTGCTGTCATCGCTGCAGGGCGGCGTGATCGAGATGATGACCTGGAACGCAGGCCTGATGCTCAACCACGTCACCGACTTCGGCATTCTCGACTTCCCCTTCCTCTACACCGATACCGCCAAGGTCGACGCCATGCTCGACGGCGAGGTGGGCAAAATGCTGACCGACCAGTTGCCACAGCAGAATCTCGTCGGCCTGGCCTTCTGGGAACTGGGGGTGCGCAACCTGACCAACAACAAGCGCCCCGTCACCAAGCTCGAAGACATCGCAGGGCTGAAGGTCCGCGCCCAGCAATCGCCCTTGTTCCTCGACGTGTGGTCAGCGCTCGGAGCCAACCCAACACCGCTGCCGTTCACCGAAGTGCACACGGCGCTGGAGACCGGCACGGTCGATGGTCAGGAAAACCCGGCGGCGCTGATCCTCGCCTCCAAGTTCAATGAGGTGCAGAAATACCTGAGCCTCACCCGCCACAACTACAACCCGCAGATCGTCCTGATCGGCAAGGGTTTCTGGGACAAGCTCAACGACGACGAGAAGAAGTTGCTCACCGACGTTGCCATGGAAGTGCGCCTGGAACAGCGGCGCATTTCCCGTGAAGCCGACAGCAAGGCCATCGCCGAACTGGAAGCGGCCGGCATGCAGGTCAATGAGCTGCCGGAAGCGGAGATCACCCGTATCCAGGAAAAGATCAAGCCGGTGGTGGCCAAGTACGCCGCCAAGATCGACCCGGAACTGGTGAAGAAGGTCTACGAAGCCATGGACGTCCCCCAGCAATGA
- a CDS encoding TRAP transporter large permease subunit — protein sequence MALTVFVGVLMAAILIGTPIAYALILCGVALMWLLGLFDGQIIAQNIINSAGSFPLLAIPLFIIAGEVMNNGGLSKRIINLAIAMVGHLRGGLGYVAIFAGVLLSSLSGSALADAASLTALLLPMMVIAGYNKNRSGGLIASVSVLGSIIPPSIGFVVLGVASGLSITKLFLAGIAPGLMIACALCFAWWLVSRRDSDVELSPKASGKERVKAFVDSLWALLLPVIIVVGLRFGVVTPTEAGAVASVYALLVSTLIYRELDLKKLNEVLLDAGKTTAAVMFLVAAASIPAWMITIADIPGQIIDLIQPVMDNPKLLILVLMLLILMISMVMDLTPTILLLAPILVPVVSAADIDPIYFGVLFMINCSIGLITPPVGTVLNVVCGIGRMRYEALLKGTFPFLIAEIVVLMLLVAFPALVTVPAQWFAH from the coding sequence ATGGCCCTTACCGTCTTCGTTGGCGTGCTGATGGCCGCCATCCTCATCGGCACCCCTATCGCCTATGCCCTGATTCTCTGCGGCGTAGCGTTGATGTGGCTGCTGGGCCTGTTCGATGGCCAGATCATCGCGCAGAACATCATCAACTCCGCCGGCAGCTTCCCGCTACTGGCCATCCCGCTGTTCATCATCGCCGGCGAAGTGATGAACAACGGCGGCCTGTCCAAACGCATCATCAACCTGGCCATCGCCATGGTCGGCCACTTGCGTGGCGGCCTGGGTTACGTGGCGATCTTCGCCGGCGTGCTGCTGTCCAGCCTGTCCGGCTCGGCGCTGGCCGATGCCGCTTCGCTGACCGCGCTGCTGCTGCCGATGATGGTCATCGCCGGCTACAACAAGAACCGCTCCGGTGGCCTGATCGCCTCGGTTTCGGTCCTGGGCTCGATCATCCCGCCGAGCATTGGTTTCGTGGTGCTCGGCGTCGCCTCCGGTCTGTCGATCACCAAGCTGTTCCTGGCTGGCATCGCCCCCGGGCTGATGATCGCCTGCGCGCTGTGCTTCGCCTGGTGGCTGGTGTCGCGCCGCGACAGCGATGTCGAGCTGAGCCCGAAAGCCTCCGGCAAGGAGCGCGTCAAAGCCTTCGTCGACAGCCTCTGGGCACTGCTGCTGCCGGTGATCATCGTCGTTGGTCTGCGCTTCGGCGTGGTCACCCCGACCGAAGCCGGCGCCGTGGCCAGCGTCTATGCGCTGCTGGTCTCGACCCTGATCTACCGCGAACTGGATCTGAAGAAACTCAACGAGGTCCTGCTCGACGCGGGCAAGACCACTGCGGCAGTGATGTTCCTGGTGGCCGCCGCATCCATCCCGGCCTGGATGATCACCATCGCCGACATCCCCGGCCAGATCATCGACCTGATCCAGCCAGTGATGGACAACCCGAAGCTACTGATCCTGGTGCTGATGCTGCTGATCCTGATGATCTCCATGGTCATGGATCTGACCCCGACCATCCTGTTGCTCGCGCCGATCCTGGTCCCGGTGGTCAGCGCCGCCGACATCGACCCGATCTACTTCGGCGTGCTGTTCATGATCAATTGCTCCATCGGCCTGATCACCCCGCCAGTCGGCACCGTGCTCAACGTGGTCTGCGGCATCGGCCGCATGCGTTACGAAGCGCTGCTCAAGGGCACCTTCCCGTTCCTGATCGCCGAAATCGTCGTGCTCATGCTGCTCGTGGCCTTCCCCGCGCTGGTCACAGTGCCTGCTCAGTGGTTCGCCCACTAA
- a CDS encoding TRAP transporter small permease: MKTILTIYFGTLKVLICSSLLCITTLIFLNVVLRYGFNSGLFFSEEISRLAFVWLVFAGAQLMLHEHGHIGVDMLTSRVPPRAAKVMMLLSQVLMLYVTWLFLEGSWKQTLINLHVGAPSTGVSMALFYGAGLVFSVVSMVLIAAQVVANLRAPAGHYAQPCTEGATLTNANEPSGVLK, encoded by the coding sequence GTGAAAACGATCTTAACTATCTATTTCGGCACGCTGAAAGTGCTGATCTGCAGCAGCCTGCTGTGCATCACCACGCTGATATTTCTTAACGTGGTACTGCGCTACGGCTTCAATTCCGGCCTGTTCTTCAGTGAGGAAATCTCACGTCTGGCCTTCGTCTGGCTGGTATTCGCCGGCGCCCAACTGATGCTCCACGAGCACGGCCACATTGGCGTCGACATGCTGACCAGCCGCGTCCCTCCCAGGGCGGCAAAGGTGATGATGCTGCTCAGCCAAGTGCTGATGCTCTACGTCACCTGGCTGTTCCTGGAAGGCAGCTGGAAGCAAACCCTGATCAACCTGCACGTCGGCGCACCGTCAACGGGCGTGTCCATGGCGCTGTTCTACGGCGCCGGGCTGGTGTTCTCGGTCGTCAGCATGGTGCTGATCGCCGCACAAGTGGTCGCCAACCTGCGCGCACCGGCAGGCCACTACGCACAACCTTGCACCGAAGGCGCCACGCTCACTAACGCCAACGAACCATCCGGGGTACTCAAGTAA
- a CDS encoding TRAP transporter large permease — MLAFTLIVLLGLLALSVAAAVSIGLLGMSLAEFYSALPLTRALGEIAWSTSAEFLLVAIPLYVLMGELLVCSGVAGRMYVAADKWLSWLPGGLMNSNIGASALFSATSGSSVATAATISTLALPEQARNGYPAPLFLGSIAAGGTLGILIPPSINMILFALIANLSVPKLYLAATLPALLLCLMFIGLIVLACLIRPELGGQRRHVSWSERRACVPDLLPPLVIFAVVVGAIYSGFATASESAALGVLAAFGLGLWRRAFTLHSLGQAFESTLRTSGMIILITLAAFFLNFVLSSIGLTSTLIDFITDLQLSPMAMLLAIILFYIVLGCFMDTLAMLITTAPLVVPVIVALGFDPLWFGVVLIVLCELGQITPPFGMNLFVVQSIRNKGNFMDIVYGTLPFCFLLIALIALLILFPQLALWLPQWA, encoded by the coding sequence ATGCTGGCCTTTACCCTGATCGTGCTCCTCGGCCTGCTTGCCCTCAGCGTGGCGGCGGCCGTCAGCATCGGCCTGCTGGGCATGTCGCTGGCCGAGTTCTATTCCGCACTGCCGCTGACCCGTGCACTCGGCGAAATCGCCTGGAGTACCAGCGCCGAATTCCTCCTGGTGGCTATTCCGCTATACGTTCTGATGGGTGAACTACTGGTCTGCTCCGGTGTGGCCGGACGCATGTACGTCGCAGCCGACAAGTGGCTTTCGTGGTTACCGGGCGGCCTGATGAACTCCAACATCGGCGCCTCGGCACTGTTCTCCGCCACCAGCGGCTCGAGCGTTGCCACCGCCGCGACCATCTCCACCCTGGCGCTGCCCGAGCAGGCACGCAACGGTTACCCGGCCCCGTTGTTTCTCGGCTCCATTGCCGCTGGCGGCACGCTCGGCATCCTGATCCCGCCTTCGATCAACATGATCCTGTTCGCCCTGATCGCCAATCTGTCAGTGCCGAAGCTGTACCTGGCCGCGACCCTCCCGGCTCTGCTGCTATGCCTGATGTTCATCGGACTGATCGTGCTGGCCTGCCTGATCCGCCCCGAACTCGGCGGCCAACGCCGGCATGTGTCCTGGTCCGAGCGGCGAGCCTGCGTACCAGACCTGCTGCCGCCGCTGGTGATCTTCGCGGTGGTTGTCGGCGCCATCTACAGCGGCTTCGCCACCGCCAGTGAATCCGCTGCACTTGGCGTACTTGCGGCCTTCGGTCTGGGTTTGTGGCGGCGTGCCTTTACCTTGCATAGCCTGGGCCAGGCCTTCGAATCCACGCTGCGTACCAGCGGCATGATCATCCTCATCACTCTGGCAGCGTTCTTCCTCAACTTCGTGCTGTCGTCCATCGGACTGACTTCGACCCTGATCGATTTCATCACCGACCTGCAACTGTCACCCATGGCAATGCTGCTGGCGATCATCCTCTTCTACATCGTACTGGGCTGTTTCATGGATACCCTGGCGATGCTCATCACCACAGCGCCGCTGGTGGTACCGGTTATCGTCGCGCTGGGTTTCGATCCCTTGTGGTTCGGGGTCGTGCTCATCGTGCTCTGTGAATTGGGGCAGATAACCCCGCCATTCGGCATGAATCTCTTCGTCGTGCAGAGCATCCGCAACAAAGGCAACTTCATGGATATCGTCTACGGGACACTTCCCTTCTGCTTCCTGTTGATAGCGCTTATTGCCTTGCTCATTCTTTTTCCACAATTGGCATTGTGGCTTCCACAGTGGGCGTGA
- a CDS encoding TRAP transporter small permease subunit, with protein MNTPLAPLHRITRACAWVGGIALLACALLISLDLILRKVFGISMGGADEIAGYVLAIVSSWAFPIALLKRSHIRVDILYSRLPLKPRIGLDLLALAGMAVFVGALLWHSGMVLLDSIHYGSVSTTPLQVPLWLPQSLWFAGYLFFAVTILVLAWSSLVHLHRQNMAAVSAIVGIHSVDEEINAQSSITRFGTDQGAR; from the coding sequence ATGAATACGCCTCTAGCCCCCCTCCATCGCATCACCCGAGCCTGCGCCTGGGTCGGCGGCATCGCTCTGCTGGCCTGCGCCTTGCTGATCAGTCTCGACCTGATCCTGCGCAAGGTCTTCGGTATATCCATGGGCGGCGCCGACGAGATTGCCGGCTACGTACTGGCCATCGTCAGCAGCTGGGCCTTCCCCATCGCCCTGCTCAAGCGCTCGCACATCCGCGTCGACATCCTCTACTCGCGCCTGCCGCTCAAACCCAGGATCGGCCTCGACTTGCTGGCATTGGCCGGCATGGCGGTGTTCGTCGGCGCGCTGCTGTGGCACAGCGGCATGGTGCTGCTCGACTCGATCCATTACGGCTCGGTGTCCACCACGCCACTGCAGGTACCGCTGTGGTTACCGCAATCGCTGTGGTTCGCCGGCTACCTGTTCTTCGCCGTGACGATCCTTGTCCTGGCCTGGAGCAGCCTGGTGCATCTACACCGCCAAAACATGGCGGCCGTCAGTGCAATCGTCGGTATTCACTCGGTGGACGAGGAGATCAATGCGCAATCCTCTATTACCCGTTTCGGCACAGACCAAGGAGCACGCTAG
- a CDS encoding TRAP transporter substrate-binding protein has protein sequence MKLQLLHGGVLALLACAFAACSQAEERPPLELNVIGGGSHNYSFRAVERPFWSQTLPAASGGRITARLRGLSETGLKGPEMIRLLRAGAVEVGMGVFAFVAGDDPAFEGIDLPGMAADIDTARTIANAYKPVLQQRMAERHGVKLLATVPYTAQVFFCRDEINQLDDLRGRKVRVRGRNMADLVAALGASPVTLPFAEVVTAMQTGVIDCAVTGIGSGNAAKWYDVANHLYNLPVDWSLGFYAIGLNRWQQLTPETRQVLLEQAQVLEDALWQETARENRYALACNTGVGDCQIHRPAHMQAHSPTTAERQRLQETVLKIAEDWGQRCGAECVERWNATVGKTIGTHLRASGN, from the coding sequence ATGAAACTGCAGTTGCTTCACGGAGGGGTTCTCGCCTTGCTTGCCTGTGCGTTCGCCGCCTGCAGCCAGGCCGAGGAACGCCCTCCTCTCGAACTCAACGTCATCGGTGGTGGCAGCCACAACTACAGCTTCCGTGCAGTCGAACGACCATTCTGGAGCCAGACCCTGCCCGCGGCCTCCGGTGGCAGGATCACCGCACGTCTACGCGGCCTTTCGGAAACAGGCCTCAAGGGCCCAGAGATGATTCGCCTGCTACGTGCTGGCGCAGTGGAGGTTGGCATGGGCGTGTTCGCCTTCGTCGCTGGCGACGATCCAGCCTTCGAAGGCATCGACCTGCCCGGCATGGCCGCCGACATCGACACCGCCCGTACCATCGCCAATGCCTACAAACCCGTGCTGCAGCAGCGCATGGCAGAGCGCCATGGCGTCAAGCTGCTGGCCACCGTGCCCTATACCGCCCAGGTGTTCTTCTGCCGCGATGAAATTAACCAACTCGACGATCTGCGTGGACGCAAGGTCCGGGTGCGCGGACGCAACATGGCCGACCTGGTCGCCGCACTGGGCGCCTCACCAGTGACCCTGCCGTTCGCTGAAGTGGTCACCGCCATGCAGACCGGTGTCATCGACTGTGCAGTAACCGGTATTGGCTCGGGCAATGCCGCCAAGTGGTATGACGTGGCCAATCACCTCTACAACCTGCCGGTTGACTGGTCGCTGGGTTTCTACGCTATCGGCCTGAATCGTTGGCAGCAGCTGACGCCCGAGACTCGCCAAGTGCTGCTAGAACAGGCCCAGGTACTCGAAGACGCCCTGTGGCAGGAAACTGCGCGTGAAAACCGCTATGCCCTGGCCTGTAACACCGGCGTGGGCGATTGCCAGATACATCGCCCGGCACACATGCAAGCCCACTCCCCGACGACAGCGGAGAGACAACGCTTGCAGGAAACCGTGCTGAAGATCGCTGAAGACTGGGGCCAGCGCTGTGGCGCCGAGTGCGTCGAGCGCTGGAATGCCACGGTCGGCAAGACCATCGGTACCCACCTGCGCGCCAGCGGCAACTGA
- a CDS encoding RraA family protein yields MYLIEALPEPIEQHVLDVLAAAEPATIGHFITTGILSPRIRAHFANLRAVGTAVTVKMPGADGGILHHAMGCARPGDFLVVDRCGESVTAAMGGAMAYAAKQAGIAGIVIDGYVTDLGEIREHGVPVWSWGASAITTRVKGEEGEFCTAVQCGGVVARPGDAVIADENGIVILPKALALPLAQRAIEFQNNEKHTLARLANGEKFPDIVGSRALIDAAIQAR; encoded by the coding sequence ATGTATCTCATCGAAGCCTTGCCAGAGCCCATCGAGCAGCACGTACTGGACGTACTCGCCGCAGCCGAACCGGCCACCATCGGCCACTTCATCACCACCGGCATATTGAGCCCACGCATACGCGCTCACTTCGCCAACCTGCGCGCCGTCGGTACCGCGGTGACGGTGAAGATGCCCGGCGCGGACGGCGGCATCTTACATCACGCGATGGGCTGCGCCAGACCGGGTGACTTTCTGGTCGTCGACCGCTGTGGCGAGAGCGTGACCGCTGCCATGGGCGGTGCCATGGCCTACGCAGCCAAGCAGGCCGGCATCGCCGGTATCGTCATCGATGGCTACGTCACCGACCTGGGCGAGATTCGCGAGCACGGCGTACCGGTATGGTCCTGGGGCGCCAGCGCCATCACCACGCGGGTCAAGGGCGAGGAAGGTGAGTTCTGCACAGCGGTGCAGTGCGGCGGCGTGGTTGCCCGCCCGGGCGATGCGGTGATCGCCGACGAGAACGGCATCGTCATCCTGCCCAAGGCGCTGGCCCTGCCACTCGCACAACGTGCCATCGAGTTCCAGAACAACGAGAAGCACACCCTGGCACGGCTCGCCAATGGCGAGAAATTCCCCGATATCGTAGGCTCCCGGGCCCTCATCGACGCCGCCATCCAGGCGCGCTGA
- a CDS encoding LysR family transcriptional regulator gives MRITLMQIEAFYWTARLGGVHAASRHLHLTQPAISSRIREMESLLDVKLFDRSKQRMTLTPDGHIALRHAELVLNNSTKLEQFAAKQKHNRRLRLGADECSAMVGLTAVIAEIKAHFPEITLEITIDVGAVLNRKLNDHELDLALLTNPATREDVTDIFIGWMTFQWVASPQFDISANPFLPEQASGHPIVTHSAPSTLYSVVESWLKSGNATSEAFHTSNSLGLMAKLVSAGHAIGILPVPLIREMLALNLLKTLPCDPPIPPARFCISYMTETPDMQLDALVSITRQTLFRLQFLEHMEEPDLVSPPLDEA, from the coding sequence ATGCGTATTACCCTGATGCAGATCGAGGCCTTCTACTGGACGGCGCGGCTAGGGGGTGTTCATGCTGCATCACGCCATCTGCATCTGACCCAGCCGGCCATTTCCTCACGCATACGTGAGATGGAGTCGCTGCTCGACGTCAAGCTGTTCGACCGCAGCAAGCAGCGCATGACCCTCACGCCCGATGGGCACATTGCCCTGCGTCATGCCGAGTTGGTGCTCAACAACAGCACCAAGCTGGAGCAGTTCGCTGCCAAACAGAAGCACAATCGGCGCTTGCGCCTGGGGGCAGACGAGTGTTCGGCGATGGTCGGGCTGACCGCGGTGATTGCCGAGATCAAGGCGCATTTCCCGGAGATCACCCTGGAAATCACCATCGATGTCGGCGCCGTGCTCAATCGCAAGCTGAACGATCATGAGCTGGACCTGGCATTGCTGACCAATCCGGCGACGCGTGAAGACGTCACCGACATCTTCATCGGTTGGATGACTTTCCAGTGGGTCGCTTCGCCGCAATTCGACATCAGCGCCAACCCGTTCCTGCCCGAGCAGGCCAGTGGTCATCCCATCGTCACCCACTCGGCACCTTCGACCCTTTACTCGGTTGTGGAGAGTTGGTTGAAGAGCGGTAATGCCACCTCCGAGGCGTTCCATACCAGCAACTCCCTGGGGCTGATGGCCAAGCTGGTCTCCGCCGGGCATGCGATCGGCATACTGCCGGTGCCGCTGATTCGGGAAATGCTTGCACTGAACCTGTTGAAAACCCTGCCTTGTGACCCACCCATTCCGCCGGCCAGATTCTGTATTTCCTACATGACCGAGACGCCAGACATGCAACTCGATGCCCTGGTGTCGATCACCCGCCAGACGCTGTTTCGCCTGCAGTTTCTGGAACATATGGAAGAGCCTGATCTGGTGTCGCCACCGCTCGACGAGGCTTGA
- a CDS encoding DUF4136 domain-containing protein: protein MRTLPYLLLALLLGGCASVSLERDFDPSRDFAAYRTWSWMDDKLTYQPDDARLKSDITEARISQAVAEQLDQRGLRQAPTGQGDLKVQSVLIVDDRQDQITTQYGGGWGGYWGGYWGGPAFTETRRIDYKVATLQIDLYDAKDGKLVWRGSGEQIMRSQPPTPAERERAIRETVAQVLSQYPPR, encoded by the coding sequence ATGCGTACCCTGCCCTACCTGCTCCTCGCCTTGCTGCTGGGTGGTTGCGCCAGCGTCAGCCTGGAGCGCGACTTCGACCCCAGTCGTGACTTCGCCGCCTACCGCACCTGGAGCTGGATGGACGACAAGCTCACCTACCAGCCCGACGACGCCCGCCTTAAGAGCGACATCACCGAGGCCCGCATCAGCCAGGCCGTGGCTGAACAGCTCGACCAACGCGGCCTGCGCCAAGCCCCCACGGGCCAGGGCGATCTGAAGGTGCAGAGCGTGCTGATAGTCGATGATCGCCAGGACCAGATCACCACCCAATACGGCGGTGGCTGGGGCGGCTATTGGGGCGGTTACTGGGGTGGCCCGGCGTTCACCGAAACACGCCGCATCGACTACAAGGTCGCCACCCTGCAGATCGACCTGTACGACGCCAAGGACGGCAAGTTGGTGTGGCGCGGCAGCGGCGAGCAGATCATGCGCAGCCAGCCGCCGACACCGGCCGAGCGCGAACGGGCGATTCGTGAAACCGTCGCTCAGGTGCTCTCGCAATACCCGCCGCGCTGA
- a CDS encoding methyltransferase domain-containing protein, which translates to MSDRHFDELATRFAEKIYGGAKGAIRLAVLQADLAEALPDRPLRVLDVGAGLGHMSLWLAQRGHQVTLAEPAEPMLTGARQRFAESGQSATFIQAPWQELLGQLQQPFDLVLCHAVLEWLAEPAAILPVLHQLTAKDGWLSLAFYNKDALIYRNLLKGHFRKLRKERFAGEGQSLTPQRPLDPRELDTQLSEYWQVESRSGVRVFHDYMPQEFQAKAELIDLLEMELAHRRHPTFAGLGRYLHWICRPR; encoded by the coding sequence ATGAGCGACCGCCACTTCGACGAACTCGCCACCCGCTTCGCCGAGAAGATCTACGGCGGCGCCAAGGGCGCGATCCGCCTCGCCGTGCTGCAGGCTGACCTGGCCGAAGCGCTGCCGGACCGCCCGCTGCGCGTGCTGGATGTCGGCGCAGGGCTCGGCCACATGAGCCTGTGGCTGGCCCAGCGCGGCCATCAGGTCACCCTGGCTGAACCTGCCGAACCCATGCTCACCGGGGCACGCCAACGCTTCGCCGAATCAGGACAGAGCGCCACCTTCATCCAGGCGCCCTGGCAGGAGCTGCTCGGCCAGTTGCAGCAGCCCTTCGATCTCGTGCTATGCCATGCCGTGCTGGAATGGCTGGCCGAGCCGGCGGCCATTCTGCCCGTGCTGCACCAACTGACGGCCAAGGATGGCTGGCTGTCGCTGGCCTTCTACAACAAGGACGCGCTGATCTACCGCAACCTGCTCAAGGGCCACTTCCGCAAACTGCGCAAGGAGCGCTTCGCTGGCGAAGGCCAGAGCCTGACCCCGCAGCGCCCGCTCGACCCACGGGAGCTGGACACGCAACTCAGCGAATACTGGCAGGTCGAAAGCCGTAGCGGCGTGCGCGTATTCCACGACTACATGCCGCAGGAATTCCAGGCCAAGGCCGAGCTGATCGACCTGCTGGAAATGGAGCTGGCCCATCGGCGCCACCCGACTTTCGCCGGCCTGGGCCGCTACCTGCACTGGATCTGTCGGCCCCGCTGA
- a CDS encoding nucleotide pyrophosphohydrolase, giving the protein MNIAALTARMHAIRDHNDWRRYQSPKNLVMAASVEMAELVEIFQWLSEEQSRQLPPEQLAHAGQEMADVVLYLLQLCSELGLDMNQAVLDKLADNERRFLK; this is encoded by the coding sequence ATGAACATCGCTGCACTCACCGCGCGCATGCACGCCATTCGCGATCACAACGACTGGCGCCGTTACCAGAGCCCGAAGAACCTGGTCATGGCTGCCAGCGTGGAAATGGCCGAGCTGGTGGAAATCTTCCAGTGGCTGAGCGAGGAACAGTCCCGCCAGTTACCCCCAGAGCAGCTCGCCCATGCCGGGCAAGAAATGGCCGATGTGGTGCTCTACCTGCTGCAACTGTGCAGCGAGCTGGGCCTGGATATGAACCAGGCTGTACTCGACAAGCTCGCCGATAACGAACGGCGCTTTCTCAAATGA